CTCAACTCCTGGGCCGTCGGTTCAAGGGAGAATCCTTGTCCACGCCGTTGGCATTTGCCAATTTTTTTCTTAAAGAAGCCCAAGTGGCGTGCGTCCCTGGTGAACCGTTTGGCAGTCCCACGCATCTGCGGTTTTCCTATACCGGAACCTTGGAGGTCATTGAAGAGGGCTTACAGCACCTTACCGAGGCCGTAGCTAAACTTGAATAGCCTTTTACTCTCCGCCCAGAGTTTCATTTTTTTCAATTCGGGCACCACCAAACCTTGACCTGAACAGAATCAGCCTTATCCTTTATACACGTATGGTTACCATTCCCCTTAATTGACGTTTACTTTCTGGAGGTATCCCGTGCCCATTTATGAATATCAATGCACCGGTAGCGGTGAGCGATTTGAAATTCAACAAAAAATGTCTGATCCTCCTATTCAAACCTGCGATCAATTATCCTGTGGTTGTGGCAAAGCTGAACCCGTCACTAAAGTCATCTCAGCTCCCGCCATCATGTTCAAGGGATCGGGATGGTATGTCACGGACTACTCGGACAAACTCAAAGCGCCCGAGAGTAAATCAGAGAACAAAGGGAAACCCGCTGACACCAGTACAAGCGAATCCAAAACAGACAACAAGGCCGGTTCGACCAGCTCTGATAGTGGGTCCAGTTCAACAACCACCCCATCCGCATCTTCCGATGGGTCTAAGGGATCAGGGACGGCTTCGGGATCAGGGACATCGTCCAGTTCCAGTGCCTCCACTGGATCCGTGGCTTCTTCATCGAGCAGTAAGTCCTAACTCCTCACGCAGATGCATTGGCCTGGGACATCTGTGCAACATTCTGACAATCACCGGAATCCAGTCCCCACCATAACCAAACTTAAATTGCAGCCCTAATTCCTCAGACCCTCCGAACATATGATCTCATCTATCAAAGTGATCAGCCCTCGCAACGAACCCATATTCGACCTTCTCCTCATGAGGAGCGAATATCTTTTGCCTCTTGGCAGCGAGAGATATCAGAGCCCTAGGCAACGGCAATACTGTTTATCCACAAGGAGTTGTGACTCTTGACAGCTCCGCCTACCGTCGGTACTGTCATCAGGTTTACTCGGAATTTCAGCCTCTTCGGCATCTCAGCCCGAATGGAGGATCATCCTTTAAACGCTAGAGGGAAAAGCATGAAGAAGATGTGTGTGAATGGTTTGTCAAAAATTGTTGGGGTCCTATTCATCACCGGTATCTGTATCCTGAGTGTGGCTTTTGAACAGCCCGCCTTTGCCGCAGGAAAAGATTCCTTTCGCGTCGGTGTCCTTGATCCTCAAGCCGTGATTGAAAAGTCAAAGGCGGGAAGCCGCGCCTTGGCGGCTTTAAAGGAACATGCCCAAGCCAGAGAAACCGTGATGAAAAACGATCAAAAGGAATTGGAGAGTCTTCAGGAAGAACTCAAAGCCGCAGAGTCCAACTCCAAGCTGAGTGAGGAGGAGCAAAAACGCAAACAAGAACGGTTTGCACAAAAATATCAAGCCTGGCAAAAACAAGGTCAGGATTTCCAGAATGAACTCGGGCAAAAACAAAAAGACCTGGTTCAGGAATATATGAAGAAAATCGAAGAGGCCACAAGCGCCGTCGCCGCACGCCATGGCTTTGATGTAGTCATTGATAAAGGTAGTGAGAACACGCTAAAAATTGTGCTGTACAGTAGAGATGGGTTAGATCTCACAAATGAAGTCGTGAAGGAATTTGACCGTCGATTTAAATAACCGTCGATTCATAGCAAGGTTTTACATAATCTCCCCTGTGGGTCAAACTCACAGGGGATTTTTGTATCCCCTCGCCTTCATATTATGTAAATAGAAATCTCCACTGTTTAACGGTCAACAAAAAATTCTACAAAACTTAGATTGGAATGGAGTCGAACCCCATCATACAGGCAGGGTTCTTGTAGACCACAGAATTTTTCGTGAGCGACAGGCTCGAAGGAACCAGTGGTGGACGTTCCAATCCATCCGCCCTAATGCCCTCGAAACAAGCGAAGGATGAGCGAAGGAATCCCGGGCAACTACGGCTTTCGGAATAAATAAAGGAGGCTGGATGAGAAAATTTTAAAAAATAATAGAAAGAAAAAACAGGAGTCAGCGCACACTGTCTCTGACAGCCTCTTCCTCGGTCTGATAAATGGGAATGACCTGAGGCAGGTTAGCATATTCAAGCAATTCTCATACATGGGATTGAGGACTCACAATACTCAATCGAATGCGATCGGACTTCATCCGCTGATACCAAAGAAACATCTGCCCCAATCCCATCGAGTCAATCCAGGTAATGTTCGAGAAATTGAGAATAATATGATGGCATCCTATTTCCTGAGCACCCAGAATGGCCACTTCGAGGCCAAGCTTAGAGTCATAATCAAAACGACCAGATAACTCCAGAACCTTTGTATCCCGGCGAACATGTTCCCTGACAGTCAGCATTTCAGACTTCCTCTTATTGACCTTTTCGGCAATCACACAGTAAAAATTTACTGATCTCAAAAGAAGACACAATAATCAGATTCCCCAACCGACCCTGGGTAATACAAAGCCTCGCACTCAACCCATCCAGATATTGCTTTCGATTCAACAACATCCCTTTGATTGCAGTAGTCTAAAAAATAAACTGAGCCCTTGAGGGGAAAGGCTTTTATACTCCATTCTCTATTGTAGCTTTTTTCTTCAACAGTGATTCCTGGCGTTCCTGCTAAATCATCAATCCAATATTCATTTTGGTGAGTTGTGAAAAAGAAGGATCGAGTTTCATAGCCATGCCATAAGTATTCAGAAGTAAAGTTTCATTCGAAAACGTGTCCAGCCGGAATGGGCTGCTGGCTTTTTAAATATCGAGCAGGTCAAAAAACATCTTCGCCTTCACCTCTTCTGTATATGATCCGGCCATTTGAAGGTACTGACAGAGAACCCTCCAGTTTGTTGACCGTATTTTAGGGATAACTTCAGCAAAAGATGGAAGCACAGTGGACCAACCCATTTAGCCCCATGGGAGGATTTTGAATGATTTTTGGAACACCCTGCCGGAATCATTCTTGGGAGGAACCGAGGCGTGACAATGACCATATTCATATAACTCCCCTTTTTTACTCATTCTAGTGAGCTAATCGCGGGTTAAGGATGGTAGACCTTGATCGTGGCTGAATGGGGGTCCGGGAGACTTTCTTGAATGAACAAAAGCAACAACCTTCTCCGGCGGGATGCAGATGGTTAAATCCAAGAAAGGATTATTCTTTTTACCATCATTGCAACCCGAGGGTAATGAGGATGCCCTCAGGAAGTGGCATACCCATCTAAGCCAAGCGCACCTTCAATTAATCTGTAACAAAGAGTCCGAATGGATGACCCAAAGTGAGGATTAACAAATAGTGGGTAATTGGAACCAAGCTTGAGGATGCAATTGGATCCGTTAGATGAGGTCTTGCAACGACATGATTGTTTTGGTGTAGGTGGTGCGCCCGGCAGGAATCGAACCTGCGACCCCCGGCTTAGAAGGCCGGTGCTCTATCCAACTGAGCTACGGGCGCATGATAGGAAAATCGCATAGTTAGGGAGTTTGAGTCAACGACCTGGCAGCCTGGGGAGCCAATTGTTGCATTCGTCATTTCAGCCCAGAAAATCAAACACAGTTTTTGAATGAGGGGGATCATGTGCTCCACAGAAACGAAGCAAGTCCAAAGCTTTTAACAACCCTGTTCAGGAAACAGGATGAAGATCAAGTAAACCCGTTCCTATCATCAAAAATGTCGAAAAACGAAAACGGTTCACCTCTAAACTATCCGATTTTCACACAACATGCTTACCGTGTCGTTCATGCATATAGGATATTCGCATCCAACCGATAGGGTGAGCTATCGGAGGTGGAAATGCGAAATAATTTCATCCTTGGTGTTGTAGGTTTCTTTGTACTCCTTGGGGCCTGCGCCTCACAGCATTCGTCCCATAATAACCTTGATGAACAGGTGGATCTCTATCTCAGCACACTGGATGATAAGCATTTCGTCTGGTGCGAATTAGATCTGGAGCAATGTCGGCGTGACTTTGAGGCATGGAAACGTACCAAACAAGGTCTCAGCATAATTAAGGAATTCGAACGAGAGAATACTGATCAACCGGACAATACCCAGCAATTGCCGAATGTCTTTCGTACGCGATTTGTGGAGGAAGGCCAGTTAGAAGAAGAAATGGTAGGCAAAGACGGCAAGGGGCAGAGCATCGATCGTGATCCGGATGGCTTGGGTAGGTTCTATTGGACTACTGATAATAATGGTAATAATGGACATACCATACAGGAAGGCATGAGTATGGCTCCGAGAATACATGGTCCCCAATCCCCGCGCTGATATCCTTGAGGAGCCGGCTAAACTCACCATTTGGCTCAGATCCCTTCGCTTGATTTCCCCGACGCACTGACTCTCGAACCGACTTCCCCTTCTGTTAAAACCAAAGATTCCCTTCAATCTTGCTATTCACTCGAAAGAAATTTTTTACTTCAAATTGGATAAAACTACTACTGTAAAGTTTTAATTTTTTGCGCTAAAGAGGACCAGGTTTTGAGACCGATTTCAACTTTGACTTCTTTACGTAACACAGAGGAAAATGATGACAAACGACCAGCCTAATCGAAGAACCTATTCTCCAACTCGAACCAGCATGCCGCGATCTTTACAGATATTAAAGGTGTGATAGAACCACGCCACGATGATCACCAGGAATCCAAAATTAAGGCCCGTGGCCCAAAGCAGATGAGTCACCGGGGCGTTACCGGTAGTGAGGACCCCACGCATCCCTTCAAAGATATGCGCAGGAGGGACCATCCAGGCAATAGATTGCAGGACAGGGGGAAGGACCTCAATGGGGTAAAACACACAGGAGATGGGTTGAAAAAGGAAGACCATGCCCCAGGCCAGCACTTCGGCCTGTTGCCCAAAGCGCATAATGATAGATGTAGTAAGCACGCCAATAATCCAACCTGATATGACCAGATTGAGAACGAAAGGGAGCAAGGAAAAGCCCATCTGGAGAATGTCGTATGAATAAAAGACCCAGGCGAAAAGCATCATCAACCCGCCCACAGCAGTGACCTTCAGCACACTCATGGTCATGGTGGCAACGAGATATTCTCCGATCGTTAACGGACTGGCAAACAGGTTCATCAGATTTCGTGCCCACATTTCTTCTAAAAATGAGACGGCAATTCCCTGCTGCGCGCGAAACAACACATCCCAGAGGATCAGCGCTCCAAGAAAAAATGAGAGGGCGCCATGCAGCGACATCCCAACTTTCTCCAGATAAATCGTGATAAATCCCCACACCACGAGATCTAAAAACGGCCAATAAAAAATCTCCAGCAACCGGGCAAAGCTTCGCTTGTAGAGATACATATGACGGGATAATAATGCAAGGATACGCCCGAGACTCATGGACCCTTTTGCTCTCTGGCCAGTTTCAAAAAAACCTCTTCCAGATCTCGTTGGCCGTAGCGTTGAATAATTTCGGAGGCGGTACCTTCCGCCACAATTTTGCCCCGTTGCAGGAAGATGATCCGATCGGACATTTCCTCCATCTCCCGCATGTTGTGTGAGGTATAGAGAATACTCAGGCCTTCCGAGCGTTGATATTCTTTCAAGAACGATTTAATTTTATTGACGATATCAGGATCCAAACTCGCGGTGGGTTCATCGAGAAACAGCACTTTAGGTTCGGTCATGATGGCTTTGGCCAGGGTGAGCCTCGACATTTGACCGGAAGATAGTTTTCTGGTCAGTCGATGCCGAATGTCCTCCATCTCCAACTTTTTGACAATATCATCAATGCGCTGCTGGATATGCTTGAGTTCATAGAGCCTCGCAATGACCTTGAGATTTTCCTCTACCGTTAAGGAAAACGGCATCGAAATGTACGTGGAGGAAAAATTCACCTGTTTCAGAATGGTTTCCCGATGTGTGGCCAGATCCAGCCCAAACATGTGAATGGTGCCGACCGTCGGCGTGATCAGCCCTAACAACATGTGAATGGTGGTAGTTTTGCCGGCGCCATTCGGCCCAAGGAGCCCGAGTATTTCACCTTTTTTGATATCGAAAGAAATATTATCCACGGCGGTAAAGCCTTGAAACCGCTTGGTGAGGTTTCGAACCTCAACGACAGGGGAAGCCATGGAATCTGAGGCAGGCATTAAAACAAAAACCCACCGATTTTATCGGGCAGGTGACAGGTTTCACAGCGATCACTCAGCACTTCACCCTCGTAACGCTGTTCCCCATCATGACAACGAAGACAATCGGCCATGTTCGCCTTCCAGAGCACCGAGTCTTTTGGATGATCTGGCTCATGTGGTTGATCATCGAGCTTGACATGCCCGCGCGGAATCACAATGGGATACGTTTTAATTGGCGCTCCGTGCACGACCCGCCCGTGGCAGGTCGTACACCCCTCCCCTTTTCCGCGTTTCTCAAAGGCCTCCATGTGTTCCCGATGATTCATGATCAACCCGACATCTTTGACCGGTGGGGGCAAATCCCGCACAGAGACTTCCGTCACCCGCAAGATGGCTCGATGACAACTGATACACACAGAAGAAGACACATGGGATTCAAGATTATGCGGTTCGGTCGGGGTTCCGAAAACTGTGATCGCGACGTCTTCTATTCCGGCAAAGATTTTATCCTGAATAAACCCGGAAATGCCTGGACGCACGTGGCAATCGACACAGGTGACATCTTTATGACTGGATTGTATCCAGGAATCGTAGGATGGTCTGATGGTATGACAACTCGCACAGAAGGTGGGCTGATTGGTCAGCGGGATAGCCGCAGCCCCTCCTAAGGCCAGCACCAGGAGTGTGGCCGCAATGAGGGTCAGGCCTTTTCCCATGAACGTTACGAACCCCTTTGAAGGGGAAACTTTTTCATGATCAGTTGCGCCAGCCCTTGGACGTCATCCCGATCAAACCAGGGAGCCGAGCATTCAATGCGTTTCATAGAAGCCACCGCCATTAAACCATCTAACGAGACATCCACTTCCTGTAGCTGCTCGCGCACCACGATTACCTTCGGAAACCCCTGGCTTTTCCAGCCTTCGGCAATTATTAAATCGATTTCTCCATTGATGAATCGGTCACGGACTTGGTCGACAGGAAGTTCTTCCGGAACATCAGCAAACATGGCCAGGCTACCCTTTGATAACACTATGACCGTACTGGCCCCAGCGCGTTTGTGGCGCCAACTATCTTTGCCTTCAGTATCCAGATCGAACCCGTGCCCGGCATGCTTGATGGTGGCCACTCGATAACCCGCGTGAGTCAGTTCCGGAATGAGCCGTTCAATCAAGGTCGTTTTGCCACTGTTGGAGCGGCCAACAAAACCCAAAATGGGAGGTGTCATGATGAAGCCTGTACTCCCTTCTATAAGGTCGAATTCTGCCAAATAGACAGTGTGACTGATGGAAAATATGTCGTATTTCTTTTAAAAATTTCGTGATAATAATTGGACGTTCACCCAATCGCCTGGCTTCAGAGATTCGACCTCTTCCGGTACATCAATAAATCCATTCGCTTTCACCATTGAGGTGAGGATGCCGGACCCCTGCCCTCCGGTCGTTCGGACCGTGAGGACGCCGTTTTCCTGTTGAAGAATGCCGCGAAGGAAATGCCGCCGGTCCGTATGTTTGGAGAACGTTTCTTGAAAAAGTGCCTTCACCACCGGCCGTTCCCACTTCCGATGCCCGCCCATTTTCAACATGGCCGGCCGCACGAGTTGATCAAAGGTCACCATCGAAGAAACGGGATTTCCCGGCAAGCCAAACGCCAATTTCCCTTGAATTTTTCCAAAGGCTACCGGCTGTCCGGGGCGAATCGCTAATTTCCAGAAATTCATGTCTGCCCCGAGTTCGGCAAACACCGGCTTGGTAAAATCATAATCTCCCATGGAGACTCCCCCCGATAACACCAAAATATCACAGGTGAGCCCCTGTCGGATTTTGTCTTTTAAGGAATCAGGGTTGTCTTTGGCAATTCCCAAGAGAACAGGGATTCCGCCCGACTCCTGAACCGCAGCAGCAATACCATAGCTGTTGGAATTGACGATTTTATGCTCATCAAATGATTCATCCAGATCCGCCAACTCATCCCCTGTAGAAAGAATGGCCACTCGAGGACGTTGCGACACAAGGACAAACGATTTGGCCAGAATGGCCAACATGCCGATTTCCCCGGAACGCAGTTGGGTCCCTTTCGGAATGATGCACTCTCCTTCCGTGACATCTTCTCCTTTTGGTCTGATGTTAGAACCCTGACCGGCTTCAGTCTTCATGATACGAACCTTTGCCCCTGAAGGCTCCGTGTATTCCACCCGCACGACGGTATCTGCTCCGGCCGGCATAGGGGCTCCGGTCATGATCCGAATCGCTTCTCCCGGACCGACGGTTTTCGTGGCCACGGCCCCTGCGGCGACATCTTCCACAATGTTTAATTCGGGAATGCGAGTGATGGCATAGTCCTGCTTAATGTCAGCCCACCGGACCGCAAAGCCGTCCATCGCCGAATTGTCCCATGGAGGATTGGATCGTGGGGCAAGAATGTCTTCTCCCAATACCCTCCCCAGGGAATCAAGGAGCCCGATTTTTTCACAGCCCAAGGGATGCGCGGCATCCAGGACAGTTTGTTGGGCAGAAGTTAACGAAGTAAGCTCATCCATGTGTCTTGCCTAATCATGCGGAAGATTGAAGTGGTTCTCTGAAGACGGCGACACTCCATTCAGAGTCTCGCCACAAGCACACAACACATATGTTTTTTCATTTCATTATGGCAGTCAGTACACTTTCAATTCATGCTTGGACACTCGACCATTCTCTGGCGTACAAATCAAATAGTCAGATAACGCATCGCAACGGCCTTTGGGCGACAGGTTAGGCCTTTTTGAATGGAGCCGGCCTGGCCGACACTTTTACCAGGGAATCTTTCTTCTTACAGAACTCCTCGACTTTGTTCGCAATGCCGTGGATGGCGTCAGCCGTGGGAAGATCCGAATGAAACAGCGCATAGGGCTCGCCACGATCACATTGGAGAACCATTTCCGGATCCAGTGGCACGCGACCGAGGAAGGGGACGCCCATGTCTGCGGCCGAGGCTTCACCTCCCCCTTTTCGAAACAATTCAATGGATTGGTGGCAATGGGGACAATCTAACCCGCTCATGTTTTCCACAATACCAATAATGGGAAGCTCACTATCCCTTGCGAAGGTGACCGACTTCCGGGAGTCTAACAGGGCCACTTCCTGTGGAGTGGACACAATGACGCAACCCGTGACATCACCAATGAGATCAATCGTCGTTACCGATTCATTCCCGGTCCCTGGCGGCAGGTCAATCAGCAGGAAATTAAGGTCTTGCCATTCCACTCCACCTAGCAGTTGATTGATGAATTCAAACTTATACGCATCCCGCCAGATAATGGGATCATCTGAATTTTGCAAAAGAAATGACATGGAGGCGATTTTCAGATTATAGGCTTGATGCGGAATAATTCCGCCGCCTGTACTGATTTTGAGTTTCTGGCCTTCGGCTCCCACCATTTTGGGAATATTGGGGCCATGAATATCCATGTCGCATATTCCCACTTCATAGCCTTTGAGGGCCAAACTAATGGCGAGATTGGTGGTCATCGTGCTTTTTCCCACCCCGCCCTTATTGCTCATGACCAATATTTTGTAATCAATGCGCTCCATGCGCTTTCCGACCAGCCAGCGACTATGGCCTTCACGGTCCTTTTGGCAGGTTTCGGTTTCATCACAAATGGCACACGCCCACATATAGGTACAGACATCCCCACTCGAACTCGAGGATGGTTGAATCATATTCAGTTCAGTTGCCATGAATCCCTCCACATACATCCACTACGATGATAGTTTGGATAATATAAATTCGGCCACACCCATAGATCATGACGTGGCCATACTTCCCATTTTCTCCACCATATGCTCTAACAGCGGTAGAATGATATTTAAATTCTCCTGCACGCCGTTTACGCTTCCGGGCAAATTCACAATCAGTGTGGTCCCCTTAATTCCAGCCGTTCCGCGTGAGAGCATGGCCGTCCTGACTTTTTTAAGACTTTCAGCCCTCATGGCTTCTCCGATGCCGGGGATCTCTTTTTCAATCACGTCTCTGGTTGCCTCAGGCGCCCAATCGGCTGGTCGCACACCCGTTCCCCCAAGAGTCAAAATGATATGAGGCGCGGTCGTCCCACAAATTGTGTCCAATTGGTGGGAAATGGCCTGACGATCATCCGCCACGACATCATAGGATAAAAGGGTCAATTGGTGGTTCGTCAAGATCCTTTCCAAAGGTTTCCGATTCTCATCGGGTTTTTGGCCTGACTGTATTTTGCTGCTGATCAACACCACAGCCACCTGAATCATCAAATGCCTCTGCTGGATTTCATATTACCGCGGACCTGAGTCCGGAACATCGACATATTCCTCATCCCCACCAGACCCGGCTCCCACTGGTTGTGGGGCTAATGGAGGACGCCGAACTGCCGGCGCGCCAGAAGCTGGAGCGGATGCCCCCACATCCTCACTGTCTGGAGCTTTTTTCTTGCCAAAGACTTGGGCGCTGATAATACCCACTTCATAAAAGAAATACATGGGGATGGCCATAATACATTGGTTAAATGGATCAGGCGTGGGCGTAAGAATAGCCGCGAAGAGAAAGGATCCCAGAAATGCCCATTTCCGGTATTTTCGTAATACAGGAGCATCCACCCACCCTAGTTTGGCCATCAAGGTCAACGCGAGCGGAACTTCAAATATCAGTCCAAAAACCAACATGAACCACAGAATAAAACCCACATAATTGGCAATAGAAATTTGTGCAATAAATCCCGAAGCCAACCCATAGGAAATCAAAAAATGCAACGCGAAAGGCAACACGACAAAAAAACAGAAAGTCAATCCCAAATAAAAAGCCACGGTGCTAATGGCGGTGAAAGGTCCGACAAACCGTCGTTCCTGGGCATGTAAACCTGGAAGAACAAACTGCCAGACTTCCCACAACCAGTGAGGGGTCGACAAGACAACTGCACATAACCCGGCCACTTTCACATTTTGCCATAAGGCTTCAGCCGGGGAGAGGAAGACAAAGGGAATTTTTGGCAAATCCGATGGCATCCATTCCCATGAATCTAAAATGAAATAATTTTGCAGTGGGATTCGTAGCCAGGACACCAGCGTATCCGCATAAAAAAATGTCCCGACAAACACACAGGCCATCACAATGACCGCACGCGTGAGTCGCCATTGGAACTCATGCAAATGCTCCATGACGGGCATTTTTTTGTCTTCCAATGGCTTAAAGACTTTCTCTTCAAACCAGGAACCTATTTTGCTTTGTTTGGCCATGTGAGTCCTGCGCCACAAAAATCCGAGGGGGGCTCGGTCGCCCCCCTCAGTACCTATCCCTTATTGAGGATTCACTGCGATAAACAGATTATTGCCGCGCCGGTTGACCAACAATACGGCCAACTCATCTTTGGCAATTTTTGACGCAACCTGTTTGAAGTCGTCAATCGTTTTCACGCTTTGGCGACTCACTTCTTGAATGACGTCACCAACCTGAATACCCGCAGCCTCAACAGCGCTGCCTGATTCGACTTTCGAGACGACCACACCTTTGATTTGTTCAGGAATATTGAATTCACTCCGGCTTTCCCCACTAATTGGTGCGACGGTCATTCCCGACAATACGTTATCCAGTTTAGCCATAGCCGGAGCTTTCTCTTCTTCTTCTACCGGGCCAGTCTTTGCCAGTGCCTGATCGGAAGGCCGTTCTCCCAGTTCCAGAGTCAGCATGGTCTCTTTGCCCTCGCGTAACACTTTAATTTCTTTTTTCTTTCCGACCTTTGTTCGGGCAACGATATTACGAAGATGATTGACATCCTTGACGGCTTCACCTCCGTATTCAAGGATGACATCCCCACGTTGAAGTCCAGCCTTTGCGGAAGGGCCATCTTCATGGACTTCACTGATTAATACCCCACCCTGTTGACCTTCAGGTAGTTGGAAAGATTGCGCTAAGGCCGGCGTTAATTCCTGAATGGCCACTCCCATCCATCCTCTCACCACCTTCCCCGTTTCGATCAGGCTTGCAGCGATATCCTTCGCAATACTGACTGCGATGGCAAATCCCACGCCTTCGGAACCACCCGTTCTGGAAAAAATGGCCGTGTTGATCCCGATAAGCTCCCCTTTCATATTCACCAGGGCTCCACCGGAATTTCCGGGGTTAATCGCGGCATCCGTTTGAATGAAGTCTTCATATTCCGTAATACCGACACTCCCTCGGCCGAGGGCACTGATAATTCCCAACGACACGGTATTGCGTAATCCGAAGGGACTCCCGAGAGCCAATACCACATCTCCAACTCGAAGGGATTCATATTCTCCCCAGGCCACTGAAGGAAGCGGGCCATTTTCAAGTTTGACTTTAATGACGGCTAGGTCGGTCTTCGGATCAGTCCCGACAACCGTTGCTGACATCTCTCGTCCATCTTGAAAAGACACCTTGATATCACTCGCATCTTCCACAACGTGGTTATTGGTCAGAATATATCCGCGGGAATCAATAATTACCCCTGATCCGGCACTCATACCTGGAGGTCCGCCGGGACCACCACCGGGAGGTCCGCCACCAGGAGGTCCGCCTCCAGGGGGTCCTCCGCCGGGAGG
Above is a window of Candidatus Nitrospira neomarina DNA encoding:
- a CDS encoding FmdB family zinc ribbon protein, whose amino-acid sequence is MPIYEYQCTGSGERFEIQQKMSDPPIQTCDQLSCGCGKAEPVTKVISAPAIMFKGSGWYVTDYSDKLKAPESKSENKGKPADTSTSESKTDNKAGSTSSDSGSSSTTTPSASSDGSKGSGTASGSGTSSSSSASTGSVASSSSSKS
- a CDS encoding OmpH family outer membrane protein, yielding MKKMCVNGLSKIVGVLFITGICILSVAFEQPAFAAGKDSFRVGVLDPQAVIEKSKAGSRALAALKEHAQARETVMKNDQKELESLQEELKAAESNSKLSEEEQKRKQERFAQKYQAWQKQGQDFQNELGQKQKDLVQEYMKKIEEATSAVAARHGFDVVIDKGSENTLKIVLYSRDGLDLTNEVVKEFDRRFK
- a CDS encoding STAS domain-containing protein; the encoded protein is MLTVREHVRRDTKVLELSGRFDYDSKLGLEVAILGAQEIGCHHIILNFSNITWIDSMGLGQMFLWYQRMKSDRIRLSIVSPQSHV
- a CDS encoding ABC transporter permease; this translates as MSLGRILALLSRHMYLYKRSFARLLEIFYWPFLDLVVWGFITIYLEKVGMSLHGALSFFLGALILWDVLFRAQQGIAVSFLEEMWARNLMNLFASPLTIGEYLVATMTMSVLKVTAVGGLMMLFAWVFYSYDILQMGFSLLPFVLNLVISGWIIGVLTTSIIMRFGQQAEVLAWGMVFLFQPISCVFYPIEVLPPVLQSIAWMVPPAHIFEGMRGVLTTGNAPVTHLLWATGLNFGFLVIIVAWFYHTFNICKDRGMLVRVGE
- a CDS encoding ABC transporter ATP-binding protein; the encoded protein is MPASDSMASPVVEVRNLTKRFQGFTAVDNISFDIKKGEILGLLGPNGAGKTTTIHMLLGLITPTVGTIHMFGLDLATHRETILKQVNFSSTYISMPFSLTVEENLKVIARLYELKHIQQRIDDIVKKLEMEDIRHRLTRKLSSGQMSRLTLAKAIMTEPKVLFLDEPTASLDPDIVNKIKSFLKEYQRSEGLSILYTSHNMREMEEMSDRIIFLQRGKIVAEGTASEIIQRYGQRDLEEVFLKLAREQKGP
- a CDS encoding cytochrome c3 family protein — translated: MGKGLTLIAATLLVLALGGAAAIPLTNQPTFCASCHTIRPSYDSWIQSSHKDVTCVDCHVRPGISGFIQDKIFAGIEDVAITVFGTPTEPHNLESHVSSSVCISCHRAILRVTEVSVRDLPPPVKDVGLIMNHREHMEAFEKRGKGEGCTTCHGRVVHGAPIKTYPIVIPRGHVKLDDQPHEPDHPKDSVLWKANMADCLRCHDGEQRYEGEVLSDRCETCHLPDKIGGFLF
- the mobB gene encoding molybdopterin-guanine dinucleotide biosynthesis protein B encodes the protein MTPPILGFVGRSNSGKTTLIERLIPELTHAGYRVATIKHAGHGFDLDTEGKDSWRHKRAGASTVIVLSKGSLAMFADVPEELPVDQVRDRFINGEIDLIIAEGWKSQGFPKVIVVREQLQEVDVSLDGLMAVASMKRIECSAPWFDRDDVQGLAQLIMKKFPLQRGS
- a CDS encoding molybdopterin molybdotransferase MoeA, with product MDELTSLTSAQQTVLDAAHPLGCEKIGLLDSLGRVLGEDILAPRSNPPWDNSAMDGFAVRWADIKQDYAITRIPELNIVEDVAAGAVATKTVGPGEAIRIMTGAPMPAGADTVVRVEYTEPSGAKVRIMKTEAGQGSNIRPKGEDVTEGECIIPKGTQLRSGEIGMLAILAKSFVLVSQRPRVAILSTGDELADLDESFDEHKIVNSNSYGIAAAVQESGGIPVLLGIAKDNPDSLKDKIRQGLTCDILVLSGGVSMGDYDFTKPVFAELGADMNFWKLAIRPGQPVAFGKIQGKLAFGLPGNPVSSMVTFDQLVRPAMLKMGGHRKWERPVVKALFQETFSKHTDRRHFLRGILQQENGVLTVRTTGGQGSGILTSMVKANGFIDVPEEVESLKPGDWVNVQLLSRNF
- a CDS encoding Mrp/NBP35 family ATP-binding protein, which codes for MATELNMIQPSSSSSGDVCTYMWACAICDETETCQKDREGHSRWLVGKRMERIDYKILVMSNKGGVGKSTMTTNLAISLALKGYEVGICDMDIHGPNIPKMVGAEGQKLKISTGGGIIPHQAYNLKIASMSFLLQNSDDPIIWRDAYKFEFINQLLGGVEWQDLNFLLIDLPPGTGNESVTTIDLIGDVTGCVIVSTPQEVALLDSRKSVTFARDSELPIIGIVENMSGLDCPHCHQSIELFRKGGGEASAADMGVPFLGRVPLDPEMVLQCDRGEPYALFHSDLPTADAIHGIANKVEEFCKKKDSLVKVSARPAPFKKA
- a CDS encoding MogA/MoaB family molybdenum cofactor biosynthesis protein; the protein is MIQVAVVLISSKIQSGQKPDENRKPLERILTNHQLTLLSYDVVADDRQAISHQLDTICGTTAPHIILTLGGTGVRPADWAPEATRDVIEKEIPGIGEAMRAESLKKVRTAMLSRGTAGIKGTTLIVNLPGSVNGVQENLNIILPLLEHMVEKMGSMATS
- the tatC gene encoding twin-arginine translocase subunit TatC — its product is MAKQSKIGSWFEEKVFKPLEDKKMPVMEHLHEFQWRLTRAVIVMACVFVGTFFYADTLVSWLRIPLQNYFILDSWEWMPSDLPKIPFVFLSPAEALWQNVKVAGLCAVVLSTPHWLWEVWQFVLPGLHAQERRFVGPFTAISTVAFYLGLTFCFFVVLPFALHFLISYGLASGFIAQISIANYVGFILWFMLVFGLIFEVPLALTLMAKLGWVDAPVLRKYRKWAFLGSFLFAAILTPTPDPFNQCIMAIPMYFFYEVGIISAQVFGKKKAPDSEDVGASAPASGAPAVRRPPLAPQPVGAGSGGDEEYVDVPDSGPR